The following are encoded together in the Candidatus Methylomirabilis sp. genome:
- a CDS encoding ABC transporter substrate-binding protein has translation MRRRWVAGLFVLLLAGGAAAQEKVLNLYGSPDRDWVAAVAARFEKETGIKVNWIRASSNEMYARIEAEKANPRGDVWFGGTGDPHFDAAEKGLTVPYCSPRMPELRDFMRDPIGGCRTLGLYAGPLGWAVNEDLLKKQGKPLPRTWEDLARPEYKGLVAVANPNTSGTAYTMLVTILQVFGEQKGWDYLARLHKNVAQYTKSGSAPGQLAGRGEVAIAIIFLHDAVLYAEEGFPVKPTSPADGTGYEVGGLSLIKGAPHPEIAKEFIDWALSPDAQVIGRQFRSFQLPSNSKAPLPEQITKHGVSFENVKVIKYDFQWAGKNRDRILKRWTEEIFPLPRG, from the coding sequence ATGAGACGGCGATGGGTCGCTGGCCTGTTCGTCCTCCTGCTGGCCGGGGGCGCGGCGGCGCAGGAGAAGGTCCTGAACCTGTACGGGAGCCCTGACCGCGACTGGGTGGCGGCCGTCGCCGCCCGCTTCGAGAAGGAGACCGGGATCAAGGTGAACTGGATCCGGGCCTCGAGCAACGAGATGTACGCGCGAATCGAGGCGGAGAAGGCCAACCCGAGGGGGGACGTCTGGTTCGGCGGGACCGGGGACCCCCACTTCGACGCGGCGGAGAAGGGGCTGACGGTCCCCTACTGCTCGCCCCGGATGCCCGAGCTGCGCGACTTCATGCGGGATCCGATCGGCGGATGTCGGACGTTAGGCCTGTACGCGGGCCCGCTCGGCTGGGCCGTGAACGAGGACTTGCTCAAGAAGCAGGGCAAGCCCCTCCCCCGGACCTGGGAGGACTTGGCCAGGCCCGAGTACAAGGGCCTGGTTGCCGTGGCCAACCCGAACACGTCCGGGACGGCCTACACCATGCTGGTGACCATCCTCCAGGTCTTCGGGGAGCAGAAGGGCTGGGACTACCTGGCGCGCCTGCACAAGAACGTTGCCCAGTACACCAAGTCCGGGTCCGCTCCCGGGCAACTCGCCGGCCGGGGGGAGGTGGCCATCGCCATCATCTTCCTGCACGACGCGGTGCTGTACGCCGAGGAGGGGTTCCCGGTGAAGCCCACCTCGCCGGCCGACGGGACCGGCTACGAGGTCGGCGGCCTGAGCCTCATCAAGGGGGCGCCGCACCCGGAGATCGCGAAGGAGTTCATCGACTGGGCGCTGAGCCCGGACGCTCAGGTCATCGGCCGGCAGTTCCGGTCGTTCCAGCTGCCGTCCAACAGCAAGGCCCCCCTACCGGAACAGATCACGAAGCACGGGGTCTCCTTCGAGAAT
- a CDS encoding carboxymuconolactone decarboxylase family protein translates to MALKEFAGVFWEEALDEKTRQLVALAAMTAAGCYT, encoded by the coding sequence ATGGCGTTGAAAGAGTTCGCCGGCGTGTTCTGGGAGGAAGCGCTGGACGAGAAGACGCGCCAGCTCGTCGCCCTGGCCGCGATGACCGCGGCAGGGTGCTACACCTGA
- a CDS encoding DoxX family protein has translation MLEALLQTSDTWALPPIRLALGAIFIGHGAQKLFGWFGGYGPKGTIGYFQQALGVPPPLTVLAILAEFFGGLGVLLGLLTRLAAAGITAVMLVAIAKVHWGHGFFLNWELKPNRGHGYEMNLALIGMALALLIAGGGALSVDRLLR, from the coding sequence ATGCTCGAGGCGCTTCTCCAGACCAGTGACACCTGGGCGCTCCCGCCCATCCGCCTGGCGCTCGGGGCCATCTTCATCGGCCACGGCGCGCAGAAGCTCTTTGGCTGGTTCGGAGGCTACGGCCCCAAGGGAACGATCGGCTACTTCCAGCAGGCCCTCGGCGTCCCGCCGCCCCTGACCGTTCTGGCCATCCTCGCCGAGTTCTTCGGGGGCCTCGGGGTCCTGCTGGGCCTCTTGACCCGGCTGGCGGCGGCCGGGATTACCGCGGTCATGCTGGTAGCGATCGCCAAGGTCCACTGGGGCCACGGCTTCTTCCTGAACTGGGAGCTGAAGCCGAACCGGGGGCACGGCTACGAGATGAACCTGGCCCTGATCGGCATGGCGCTCGCCCTCCTGATCGCAGGGGGTGGGGCCCTCTCGGTGGACCGGCTGCTGCGCTAG